AGCAAAGACACAGCTCGAGGTTGCTAAAGCGAGACATGAAGCAGCGATTGTGGAGCTGGCAACCATTACCGATGACTTGGAAGCACTACGGAACGAATATTCTTCTTTGATAGTTGAGAGAGATGTCGCGTCTAAGAGAGCTGAAGAAGCTGTTAACGCTTCGAGAGAGGTTGAGAAGACAGTGGAATACTTAACGATTGAACTGATTACGACAAAGGAGTCATTAGAATCGGCACATGCTGCTCATTTGGAAGCAGAAGAGAAACGGATTACGGTAGCTATGGCTCGAGACCAAGATACACTCCAATGGAAGAAGGATTTAAAACAAGGTGAAGAGGAGTTGCAGAGAATCAATCAGCAAGTGAATTATGCAAAGGAGTTGAAATCGAAGTTAGACACTGCTTCGGCTTTGTTACTTGATTTGAAAGCCGAATTATCTGCTTATAAACTGAAGGAGAAAACTGATGGACACTCGAATGACGAGCTACCAACGGAAATAAAACTTGATACCGATATGCAAGCTGCAATTGCTTCAGCAAAGAAGGAACTTGGAGAGATGaagaacaatatcaaaaaaGCCAAAGCGGAAGTCGAAACTTTGAAGGCGGCTGCTAATTCATTAAAATCAGAGCTTGAAAAGGAAAAGTCTAAGCTGGACAGTACTCAATCGGAAGCCGCCCTATTACAGACAGAGAAGACACCTGCACCGCTAAAACCACTACAGGAGGCTACACAAGAGGCTGAGAAGGCAAAGTCACTTGCTCAAATGACTCGTGAAGAGTTCATCAAAGCAAAGGAAGAAGCAGAGCAAGCGAAAGCTGGAGCAAGTACTATCGAGAGTAGGTTACTTGCCGCTCAAAAGGAAATCGAAGCTGCTAATGTTTCGGAGAAGTTAGTTTTAGCTGCCATTAAAGCATTACAAGTGAACGAATCGGCTCAAAACATCGGCAATGCGAATTCGCCCCAAGAGATAACAGTTTCCTTAGAAGAGTATTACCAGCTCAGTAAACGTGCATACGAAGCCGAAGAAAAGATCGAAATGAGGATGGCAGCAGTCAATTCTCGAATCGAAGCAGCTAAGAAATCACAATCGAAAAGCTTGGAAAAGCTAGAAGAACTAAACAAAGAGATGGCCGAAAGAAAAGAAGCACAAAGAATCGCTACAGAGAGAGCCGATAAGGCCAACGAAGGTAAGTTAAAAATAGAGCAGGAGTTGAGAAACTGGAGATCCGAACACGAACAACAACAAACAGATACGGAACCAAACCACGGAGAAAACATTCCGCCAAGTAcggaggaaaagaaagaatCTGATGACACTGAGCCTGCACCTCCACCTGCGGGTCCTACCGCTAATATGAATGACACACCCCCGGAACCAAAAccgaagaaaaagagaaagtcaATCATCCCAAAGATATTCATGTTTTTGTCCCGAAGGAAATCGAAGACCTCGTAGGTCATCGACGAAGCCACTTTGTTATGTTTGCTGCTGTGATTTCGCctcccattttttttaaactggATTTGTCACAGCTGCTAAAATTTTGTTTACGCATTCAGTGTAAATTCtagtgattattttgatttaccATAAGGTTTGAGATCAATAAAGATATTTGGTTCtatattttgctattttcttgaaattttcagAGTTCGGAATCGGATTGGGTTTATACCAATAAAAACTAAGTATCTTAACCTTTTTTTGG
This genomic stretch from Gossypium raimondii isolate GPD5lz chromosome 6, ASM2569854v1, whole genome shotgun sequence harbors:
- the LOC105774329 gene encoding protein WEAK CHLOROPLAST MOVEMENT UNDER BLUE LIGHT 1; its protein translation is MENSKPAFSLNPFHSPTKGPEDYSTMSVGIGQTQTDHQGRLMEDFKTQNTGSLGISRNHLENIISHHGSSPKHGGSDIDLLVSPRELALPPIAIGSRQYTEDTNSIVSSYIMNGSSNNIILPPSSNEDKSSKLAVPHPAESVRDTSFDSKSNNYTTSPTSPTQPHSAANTDILHGQKSQGDDSLSNSHSLLDGIGLSYPEADCSNEAEIGDDKTKDRVPQIKNLMLPHQRIINSSVESPRFIKQGSFNRIHIDTAAPFESVKEAVSKFGGIVDWKAHKVQSIERRKLVEQELDKLHVEMPEYKNRLDEAEEEKFKVLKELDSAKRLIEELKVSLERAQTEEDQAKQDSELAKLRMEEREQGIADEASIAAKTQLEVAKARHEAAIVELATITDDLEALRNEYSSLIVERDVASKRAEEAVNASREVEKTVEYLTIELITTKESLESAHAAHLEAEEKRITVAMARDQDTLQWKKDLKQGEEELQRINQQVNYAKELKSKLDTASALLLDLKAELSAYKLKEKTDGHSNDELPTEIKLDTDMQAAIASAKKELGEMKNNIKKAKAEVETLKAAANSLKSELEKEKSKLDSTQSEAALLQTEKTPAPLKPLQEATQEAEKAKSLAQMTREEFIKAKEEAEQAKAGASTIESRLLAAQKEIEAANVSEKLVLAAIKALQVNESAQNIGNANSPQEITVSLEEYYQLSKRAYEAEEKIEMRMAAVNSRIEAAKKSQSKSLEKLEELNKEMAERKEAQRIATERADKANEGKLKIEQELRNWRSEHEQQQTDTEPNHGENIPPSTEEKKESDDTEPAPPPAGPTANMNDTPPEPKPKKKRKSIIPKIFMFLSRRKSKTS